A genomic region of Miscanthus floridulus cultivar M001 chromosome 3, ASM1932011v1, whole genome shotgun sequence contains the following coding sequences:
- the LOC136547040 gene encoding uncharacterized protein: MREMMFCGAGSFKDVDKEEGAAGAGKPAAKAKTKAGGKAKQGRNNNPYASRGLDKFSVVLSELEAKREKILRRVGSDVDADHLMVRFVQSEKKGWVPIVVKLPHEEEQQAAAGAKKRQGKPASQSSTPPTEPASPKEDPVAVQAKATVQPAKKSKAGGVRRSWAWGRKMMSPCHYWPLAMTLLLLCLVVFGRVFAICCTSIWWYLLPILSGEEALGAGRSPATTATKPRKGVVGFKAGDKIAVAPPPSHGKRSSSAGGAQEMISPRSHAHRKKG; this comes from the coding sequence ATGCGAGAAATGATGTTCTGCGGCGCGGGCAGCTTCAAGGACGTCGACAAGGAGGAGGGCGCGGCCGGCGCCGGGAAGCCGGCCGCCAAGGCGAAGACGAAGGCgggaggcaaggcgaagcaggGGAGGAACAACAACCCCTACGCGTCGCGGGGGCTGGACAAGTTCTCCGTCGTGCTGTCCGAGCTGGAGGCCAAGCGGGAGAAGATCCTGCGGCGCGTCGGCTCGGACGTGGACGCCGACCATCTCATGGTCCGGTTCGTGCAGTCGGAGAAAAAAGGGTGGGTGCCCATCGTCGTCAAGCTCCCGcacgaggaggagcagcaggccgCCGCCGGCGCCAAGAAGAGGCAGGGCAAGCCGGCCTCGCAGTCGTCCACGCCGCCCACGGAGCCTGCCAGCCCCAAGGAAGACCCCGTGGCGGTGCAGGCGAAGGCAACCGTGCAGCCGGCGAAGAAGAGTAAGGCCGGCGGCGTGCGGCGGTCCTGGGCGTGGGGAAGGAAGATGATGAGTCCGTGCCATTACTGGCCGCTGGCCAtgacgctgctgctgctgtgcctcgtGGTGTTCGGGAGGGTGTTCGCCATCTGCTGCACCTCCATTTGGTGGTACCTCTTGCCGATCTTGAGCGGGGAGGAAGCCCTGGGCGCCGGGAGATCACCAGCGACGACGGCGACGAAGCCACGCAAGGGTGTCGTTGGCTTCAAGGCCGGCGACAAGATAGCGGTGGCGCCGCCTCCTTCGCACGGCAAGAGGAGCAGCAGCGCTGGCGGCGCTCAGGAGATGATTTCACCGAGAAGCCATGCACATCGAAAGAAGGGGTAA